The DNA segment gattgagaCTTGAGGATTTGTAACTAATTAACGATTGATTGTTTAAATTTATACGtgtaattatgtattttgcttttgaattaaaatattttcggaaagaaaaaaaaatgcatttaaaaGTGGGATGTTACACCTATGCTATTGTTGGGTGTGTTTGCTTTCTCTCTCTTGAACGAGCTAAATGCACTACTTTTTTAGAAACCATCCAGTATTTGTTGAGCACGACCATTATACAACCTACATTCCCTCGTTTTAATGACAGACACAAATCAAACATACCATAAGCATTCATATCAATCTACTTTCAGCTTTGCATCTAGATTAAGATATACACATATCTCACGTAAATTTACCATCCCTCATCTCTTCCATAATCACTCTAACACAGAACATGTCCATGTGTGTCATTGTTCTCTTACGAGTCAATGCCATCATTTATACGTTTCTTTAATATTAGGTATATTCTTAGAATCCAGTCTACGAAAGTTTCACGGGTTTATGGAACCCCTCGAGTTAGACAAATTTGCTTCTTCCGCAAGGCCATTTACTGACTCTATGCTGACCTTTTGGTCACTTGGCTCATCAGAATCATCAGCTTCTGCCAAGCTCATTGAGTCTTAAGCTCAAACGGTTATCTCCAGTTTTATGAGACTCGTTTTCGGAACTTTTACATTTTCTGCAGGGTGATTGTGAAACCAGTCTGTCCAACCACTTGTTAAGCAGGCAGTTCTGCTTTACGATCACATATTCATGAACAAAGGTGATAGTGGTCAAACTGCCACATTGGTATATGTACTATTGTTGACATCCATCTCCACTAAACTAACACCAGGGACCTTGTTCAATCCTCTTTGCTTTATCATCTTTCTTACTTGCTTGACCATGCCCCATCTTCCATCTGAAGCATACAGGTTTGAGATGAGCACATAGTAACTAGCTTGATCAGGGTGCAACTCCAACATTCTCCTAATTGCCACTTCTCCGAAATCAAAATTGGAATGAAGTCCACATCCATGGAGAAAAGCTCCAAACACACCAACACCGGGTTGAACAGGCATTTTGTCAATAAAATCCAATGCTTCTTTGAGGTTGCCAGCACGTGCCAACAGATCAACCATACATGCATAATGTTTCATGGAAGGAACAAAATTTAACTCCTTACACATGAAATCAAATAACCTCAATCCCTCTCCAACCATCCCTGAATGGCTGCAAGCTGCTAATATAGTTGTGAAGACCACTTCATTAGGCACAAGTTTCTCTTTCAACATATCCCTAAATAGAGCAAGAGATCCAACTCCATCACCTTGCATACCACACCCACCAATCATTGCACTCCACGTCACTGCATTCTTCTCTCCCATCGTATCAAACACCATGCGAGCCAAGTTAGCCTCCCCACATTTTGCATAAAAGTTGAGCAGCGCAGTGCCAACATAGATGCTACAGGATACCAAGCCATACTTGAATGCGAAAGCATGTAGGGAGGAACCAATTTGAAGAGCACCAACAGAAGCACAAGCCGAGAGAACACCAACCACTGTAACCGCATCTGGCGAAAACGACTCCAATCTCATTCTATGGAAGAGATCAAGAGCTTCATATGCAGAACCACTCTGTGCATAGCCAGAAATAACCGAGTTCCAAGAAACAACATCCTTATCGACTGTAGTTTCAAACACATAACGCGCATCAAAACTCAATCcacattttgcatacatatcaacAAGAGCATTCCTCAATGAAGTACCATCCAATCCATACTTAACTACCAGAACATGAAGTGACTTTCCCATAACAATATTTTCCAATTGAGCACAAGCAGAGAGCAAACTTGCAAGGGTAACAGAATTGGGCAAAATCCTATACCATTTCTTATCAGTAAACAGTTCCAACGCAGCTTGAGGATAACCTCTTTGTGTATACCCCACAATCATAGCCGTCCAGAAAACaagatcatcatcatcaaaattCGAAATTGAAAACTCATCAAACACATAACGTGCATCTCCAATGTCACCACATTTAACATACATATTCAAAAGAGAAGTTGCCAAAAAAGAATTAATCTGAATCCCATTCTTAATAACATATCCATGAACCCACTTCCCTTGATGCAAACACCCCAATTTGGTACAAGCAGTAACCAAGCTTCCAACAGTAAACAAATTTCCATCAACAAACCCTTCCCTCATTCGGTTAAACAACATCAACCCTTCTTCAGCACAGTCGTTTTGCACATAAGCAACAATCATGGAAGTCCACGACACAATGGTTCGATCAGGAATTTCATCGAACACTTTACGCGCATAGTGAAGTTCACCGCATTTAGAGTAAGCATCAACGAGACTAGTGAGTACAAAGCTATCAGGACTATTGGCTTTAAGAATATGACAGTGGAGTCTTGTAGTGAGAACAAGATCGCGTAAGTGTGAAGAAGCCTTAAGTAGAATGGAGAAAACGACGAGGTCGTTGAAGAAACCGAGGGTGAGTCTAGCGAGGTGGTAAAATGAAACGACATAAGAATGGATGTCGTTGAGGAAATGCCAACGAATGATGAGTTTGAAGGAGTAGAGGTTATGAGAAGGTAAACGGTGGAAGAGAGTGCGAGCGTAGCGGAGGAAGCCGAAGGAGGCGTATAGAGAGAGGAGGTTGGTGTCGGGGGGGAGACCGTGGACGAGGAGAGAAGCGTGGAGCTTTTTGACAGTGTCGAGGTTGTTGCAGATAGGAGCGAGGTAGAATGTTGGAGAGAATGGAAGTGGAAGGTGAAGATGGTTCTTTTTATGTAGATGATGACCATGGTAGTAGCTGAGGGATCTCCATTGTACACGAACCATAATTCTTGGTACGATCAACATGCTTCGTCACACCTTTTCTTGCACAAATCTTATGTTTATTTAtaccattattattattccatACCGTATAaatcttcataatttttttttttaa comes from the Cicer arietinum cultivar CDC Frontier isolate Library 1 unplaced genomic scaffold, Cicar.CDCFrontier_v2.0 Ca_scaffold_6165_v2.0, whole genome shotgun sequence genome and includes:
- the LOC105851080 gene encoding pentatricopeptide repeat-containing protein At2g03380, mitochondrial; translation: MLIVPRIMVRVQWRSLSYYHGHHLHKKNHLHLPLPFSPTFYLAPICNNLDTVKKLHASLLVHGLPPDTNLLSLYASFGFLRYARTLFHRLPSHNLYSFKLIIRWHFLNDIHSYVVSFYHLARLTLGFFNDLVVFSILLKASSHLRDLVLTTRLHCHILKANSPDSFVLTSLVDAYSKCGELHYARKVFDEIPDRTIVSWTSMIVAYVQNDCAEEGLMLFNRMREGFVDGNLFTVGSLVTACTKLGCLHQGKWVHGYVIKNGIQINSFLATSLLNMYVKCGDIGDARYVFDEFSISNFDDDDLVFWTAMIVGYTQRGYPQAALELFTDKKWYRILPNSVTLASLLSACAQLENIVMGKSLHVLVVKYGLDGTSLRNALVDMYAKCGLSFDARYVFETTVDKDVVSWNSVISGYAQSGSAYEALDLFHRMRLESFSPDAVTVVGVLSACASVGALQIGSSLHAFAFKYGLVSCSIYVGTALLNFYAKCGEANLARMVFDTMGEKNAVTWSAMIGGCGMQGDGVGSLALFRDMLKEKLVPNEVVFTTILAACSHSGMVGEGLRLFDFMCKELNFVPSMKHYACMVDLLARAGNLKEALDFIDKMPVQPGVGVFGAFLHGCGLHSNFDFGEVAIRRMLELHPDQASYYVLISNLYASDGRWGMVKQVRKMIKQRGLNKVPGVSLVEMDVNNSTYTNVAV